A single window of Aphidius gifuensis isolate YNYX2018 linkage group LG1, ASM1490517v1, whole genome shotgun sequence DNA harbors:
- the LOC122860491 gene encoding suppressor of Mek1-like, which yields MNKIIKSNEHEVAVKKSTVGSIRNVTTEATRDSGYDDNSDRLDQQQQQQQQKQHVDKVHSQAKMISKKSKIPVDKSHSKKRFKADNNKNNCDDSSNSRHIQIPSLNKEESVTIRDKIVLDNSIDVDKSKNSKDHLMRLGIKLNRIANSFKDNNRSCTNKVVENVEHQKNTRIRTGSLVPKKYSFCTEEDDQLSSTADENDLDDNIIDVDDELSFTKDDDDDDDDDNNNNNLNQNENLENKIKSGITETSLDSPKTSDTPDTSQSPKPTESSYWTITSLFDLFGTSTNTTKNLEESRTVTATKQSS from the exons atgaacaaaattataaaatccaaTGAGCACGAAGTTGcagttaaaaaatcaacagttGGATCAATAAGAAATGTAACAACAGAAGCCACTCGTGATTCAggttatgatgataattctgATCGATtggatcaacaacaacaacaacaacaacaaaaacaacatgttGACAAAGTTCACAGTCAGGCCAAgatgatatcaaaaaaaagtaaaataccAGTTGATAAAAGTCATTCCAAGAAGAGGTTCAAAGCag ataacaacaaaaataactgTGATGATTCAAGTAATTCTAGACATATACAAATTCCTTCtttaaataaagaagaaaGTGTAACCATTAGAGATAAAATCGTGTTAGATAATTCAATTGATGTTGACAAAAGTAAAAATTCGAAAGATCATTTAATGAGGCTAGGAATAAAGTTAAATAGGATTGCCAATTCATTTAAAGACAATAATCGAAGTTGTACGAATAAAGTCGTTGAAAATGTTGAACATCAAAAAAACACAAGAATTCGTACTGGATCACTTGTtcctaaaaaatatagcttttGTACAGAAGAAGATGATCAACTAAGCTCTACTGCAGACGAAAATGaccttgatgataatattattgatgttgatgatgaactAAGCTTTActaaagatgatgatgatgatgatgatgatgataataataataataaccttAACCAAAAtgaaaatcttgaaaataaaattaaa TCAGGTATAACTGAAACATCATTAGATAGTCCAAAAACATCAGATACTCCAGATACATCACAATCACCAAAACCAACAGAATCATCATATTGGACAATAACAAgtttgtttgatttatttggaACATCtacaaatacaacaaaaaatttagaagAGTCAAGAACAGTAACTGCA